From Sulfurovum xiamenensis, a single genomic window includes:
- a CDS encoding metallophosphoesterase, translated as MDDLKIENIYVVGDVHGCFYTLQNLIARLPRGAELIFVGDLCDKGNFSKDVIDFVIEKGYACVKGNHEHLMDTYLEDAIFHNKHGPWSSDKRYGGMVTLESYQGDHTKILSHLEWIRTLPMYIQIDRYFITHGFALPFYEHRNNPVYYNDYLLNRYEDGMKIKNEEVINIFGHCVFDEVISEENFYGIDTGCSYGKKLTAIQLGTMQTYQETMDPRDSEYSIKELKLAHIDLPQDEHTISNLRMHIDALFTDFDLVSTEVAEYIVKRFGDVGKQEIENMLEKKQLFVKQAKKILGNH; from the coding sequence ATGGACGACTTAAAAATCGAAAATATATATGTTGTAGGCGATGTACATGGATGCTTTTATACTTTACAAAACCTCATTGCACGTCTTCCAAGAGGTGCTGAACTCATATTTGTTGGAGATTTGTGTGATAAAGGTAACTTCTCAAAAGATGTTATCGATTTTGTCATTGAAAAAGGTTATGCTTGTGTCAAAGGGAATCATGAACATCTCATGGATACCTACTTGGAAGATGCGATTTTTCACAACAAACACGGTCCATGGAGTTCAGACAAACGCTACGGTGGGATGGTTACCCTTGAGAGTTATCAAGGTGATCATACCAAAATACTCTCCCATCTCGAGTGGATCAGAACCCTACCTATGTATATACAAATAGATAGATATTTCATAACACATGGTTTTGCATTGCCATTTTATGAACACCGAAACAACCCTGTTTATTACAATGACTATTTACTCAACAGATATGAGGATGGCATGAAAATTAAAAATGAAGAGGTAATCAATATTTTCGGGCATTGTGTCTTTGATGAAGTTATATCAGAAGAAAATTTTTATGGTATTGATACAGGGTGTTCTTATGGAAAAAAACTTACAGCCATACAACTAGGAACCATGCAAACCTATCAGGAGACAATGGATCCCAGAGATTCTGAATACAGTATCAAAGAGTTGAAGCTTGCCCATATCGATCTGCCACAAGATGAACATACGATCAGTAATCTGCGTATGCACATAGACGCACTTTTTACAGACTTCGACCTTGTCTCCACCGAGGTTGCAGAGTACATTGTAAAGAGATTTGGTGATGTCGGCAAACAAGAGATAGAGAATATGCTGGAAAAAAAGCAGCTCTTTGTTAAACAGGCAAAGAAGATACTAGGAAATCATTAG
- a CDS encoding GNAT family N-acetyltransferase produces MRATREHLNALVALENSLFPKDDFPLSRGSFSYHIKKNDLFVFMHEGEVAGYILWLKRKTYYRLYSLGVSAQCWGRGVAQMLLAYSFGLLKSPSYTLEVKTTNQRAISLYEKFGFTKQKILKNYYPNNRDGYLMRKQENDEIKKL; encoded by the coding sequence ATGCGCGCTACAAGAGAGCATCTCAATGCATTGGTTGCATTGGAAAACAGCCTCTTTCCCAAAGATGATTTTCCTTTGAGCAGGGGTTCGTTCTCCTATCATATCAAAAAGAACGATTTGTTCGTTTTTATGCACGAAGGGGAAGTAGCAGGGTATATCCTTTGGCTCAAAAGAAAAACCTATTACCGTCTTTATTCACTGGGTGTCTCTGCGCAGTGCTGGGGGAGAGGTGTCGCACAAATGCTCCTTGCATATTCTTTTGGACTTTTAAAATCTCCTAGTTATACGCTGGAGGTCAAAACGACCAATCAAAGGGCCATATCACTTTACGAGAAGTTCGGTTTTACAAAGCAAAAAATACTAAAGAATTATTATCCAAACAACCGTGACGGATATCTTATGAGAAAGCAGGAGAATGATGAAATTAAGAAATTATAA
- a CDS encoding DUF2156 domain-containing protein → MSTLTVSNYTLKHFDLRAKEHMDRYLKVVNADISDYTFAGNYIWLSTATGFYAIVNDTFCLFILNSGELSMLLPPLGKQENTYEAMLQCFEIMNAHNSNRQYSKIEYIHENMLEGFVDYLEEGTVIFDMLKDFIIEKKLVDYIYKVDNLIELKGDQYKSKRNEINKFQKVYTNHRVEIIDIDKHRDGITHLFNKWVKDRTTYMPKEEVETFLDGIYFERFAIKRLLNDYKNLDVVGMVLYIDDEIKGFTVGERINEQTSSVIIEKTDFEVLGCAQFIFREFTKYLKEIYQSEYINVGDDMGFENLKKVKMSYRPDKLIPKYTIYQKQ, encoded by the coding sequence GTGTCAACTTTGACCGTGAGCAACTATACCCTAAAACACTTTGACCTGAGAGCAAAAGAGCACATGGATAGATACCTTAAAGTGGTCAATGCAGATATCAGTGACTATACCTTTGCAGGTAATTACATCTGGCTCTCTACTGCCACAGGATTTTATGCCATTGTGAATGATACCTTTTGTCTGTTTATCCTAAATTCAGGTGAACTTTCCATGCTCCTTCCGCCTTTGGGAAAACAGGAAAATACCTATGAAGCGATGCTGCAATGTTTTGAGATCATGAATGCACATAACAGCAATAGGCAGTACTCTAAAATAGAATATATCCATGAGAATATGCTTGAAGGATTTGTGGATTACCTTGAAGAGGGCACAGTGATCTTTGATATGCTCAAAGACTTTATCATTGAAAAGAAGCTAGTGGACTATATCTATAAAGTGGATAATCTTATTGAACTCAAAGGGGATCAGTACAAATCAAAAAGAAATGAGATCAACAAATTTCAGAAGGTTTACACCAATCACAGGGTTGAGATCATAGATATCGATAAACATCGGGATGGGATAACACATCTTTTTAACAAATGGGTCAAAGACAGGACAACCTATATGCCAAAAGAAGAGGTCGAAACATTTTTAGACGGTATTTATTTTGAGAGATTTGCCATCAAACGACTATTGAATGATTATAAAAATCTCGATGTGGTAGGCATGGTGCTTTATATAGATGATGAGATCAAAGGCTTTACTGTCGGTGAGAGGATCAATGAACAGACATCCAGTGTGATCATTGAAAAGACTGATTTTGAGGTACTGGGATGTGCCCAGTTTATCTTTAGAGAGTTTACCAAATATCTCAAAGAGATCTATCAAAGTGAGTATATCAATGTAGGCGATGACATGGGGTTTGAAAATTTGAAAAAAGTGAAAATGTCCTATCGTCCTGATAAGCTGATCCCTAAATATACGATTTATCAGAAACAATGA
- the pdxH gene encoding pyridoxamine 5'-phosphate oxidase, whose translation MLDLQEMRTEYIQATLDESTVPEDPFILFETWFAQAVETEVKDPNSMILATSSKENIPNIRTVLLKIFDEKGFVFFTNYNSVKAKEIEENPHVALEFLWLDLERQVRVIGTCEKISTSESMSYFMKRSRGSQIGAWVSKQSSVISSRKMLQMQIEKMKQKFANGSIPLPDFWGGYRVIPSQIEFWQGRANRLHDRILYKRENGGWKIERLAP comes from the coding sequence ATGTTAGATTTGCAAGAGATGCGTACAGAATATATACAAGCGACACTCGATGAAAGTACGGTACCTGAAGATCCTTTTATTCTTTTTGAAACGTGGTTCGCACAAGCAGTCGAGACAGAGGTGAAAGATCCAAACAGTATGATATTGGCTACAAGCTCGAAAGAGAATATTCCAAATATACGTACCGTACTTTTAAAGATATTTGATGAAAAGGGGTTTGTGTTTTTTACGAACTATAACAGTGTCAAAGCCAAGGAGATAGAAGAAAATCCTCATGTGGCACTGGAATTCTTATGGTTGGATCTCGAACGTCAGGTACGTGTGATAGGTACCTGTGAAAAGATCAGTACGTCTGAGTCTATGTCATACTTCATGAAGCGTTCTCGAGGTAGTCAAATAGGTGCATGGGTGAGTAAACAAAGTTCGGTCATCTCTTCACGGAAGATGCTTCAAATGCAAATAGAAAAAATGAAACAAAAGTTTGCTAATGGTTCCATCCCACTACCTGATTTTTGGGGAGGCTACAGGGTCATACCCTCACAGATAGAATTTTGGCAGGGAAGAGCGAACAGACTGCATGACCGTATCCTCTATAAGAGAGAAAACGGCGGATGGAAGATAGAAAGACTTGCTCCTTAG
- a CDS encoding cryptochrome/photolyase family protein: MKRILWFRRDLRVEDNPILSLGGEVLPIFIFDTQILNALPKDDKRVSFIFDRVIKLKESLQDKGLDLKIFWGDPVEIFRVLEAQGFDEVVASGDYDAYAKERDIRVSHLLHFRYMYDTYIFKPEEILKDDGTPYLVFTPFYNKAKALFSKEHLREYTFGEHTLYKTSYEGITKIDDKEEILPLDIDSIGFRENLPRIDQLETKLKALKDNLSIYAKERDYLDKEVTSHLSIDLRFGTISIRSLLRFLVEQKNRGVDTEPFFRQLIFRDFYAYLLFHFPDLAWENYKYRFNGIEDEEKYSAFCEARTGVPVVDAGVRELLQTGLMHNRVRMICASFFTKDLLLPWQWGESFFAKYLLDYDAASNILSWQWSAGTGIDPQPYFRIFNPYLQSKKFDKEARYIKKWIPELRDVDAKKLHDESYLLNYSIEKYPKPIVVHKEASQYALAYFKQRL; the protein is encoded by the coding sequence ATGAAAAGGATTCTCTGGTTCAGGCGTGATCTAAGAGTAGAAGACAACCCTATACTCTCATTAGGTGGTGAGGTACTGCCTATTTTTATCTTCGATACACAAATACTCAATGCACTTCCTAAAGATGATAAACGTGTCAGCTTTATTTTTGACAGGGTGATCAAGCTCAAAGAGTCACTACAAGACAAAGGTTTAGACCTCAAAATATTTTGGGGTGATCCTGTAGAGATATTTAGAGTATTAGAGGCACAAGGTTTTGATGAGGTGGTTGCCAGTGGAGATTATGACGCCTATGCCAAAGAGCGTGATATAAGGGTTTCTCATCTTCTTCACTTTCGCTATATGTATGATACCTATATCTTTAAACCTGAAGAGATACTCAAAGATGATGGTACACCTTATCTTGTCTTTACTCCCTTTTATAACAAGGCTAAAGCACTTTTTTCTAAAGAACATCTTCGAGAGTATACGTTTGGAGAACATACGCTCTATAAGACTTCGTATGAAGGTATCACCAAAATTGATGATAAAGAGGAGATCCTGCCTTTAGATATTGATTCGATAGGATTTAGAGAAAATCTTCCCCGCATCGATCAGCTCGAAACGAAACTAAAAGCCCTGAAAGATAATCTTTCCATCTATGCCAAGGAGAGAGATTATCTTGATAAAGAGGTGACTTCACATCTCAGTATCGACCTTCGTTTTGGTACGATCTCTATACGAAGTCTGTTACGCTTTTTGGTCGAGCAGAAAAACAGAGGTGTGGATACGGAACCTTTTTTCAGACAACTCATTTTTCGTGATTTTTATGCTTATTTGCTCTTTCATTTTCCTGATCTAGCGTGGGAAAACTATAAATACAGATTTAACGGCATAGAAGATGAAGAAAAATACAGTGCATTTTGTGAAGCCAGAACAGGAGTACCCGTAGTGGATGCAGGGGTAAGAGAATTGTTGCAAACAGGTTTGATGCATAATCGTGTACGTATGATCTGCGCTTCATTCTTTACCAAGGATCTGCTCTTGCCATGGCAGTGGGGAGAAAGTTTTTTTGCGAAGTATCTGTTGGATTATGACGCTGCATCCAACATACTCTCTTGGCAATGGAGTGCAGGTACAGGTATAGACCCTCAACCGTATTTCCGTATATTCAATCCCTATCTGCAGAGTAAAAAATTTGACAAAGAGGCACGCTATATCAAAAAGTGGATACCCGAACTCAGAGACGTAGATGCAAAAAAGCTTCATGATGAGAGCTATCTGCTAAACTATAGTATTGAAAAGTATCCCAAACCGATAGTCGTACATAAAGAGGCTTCACAATATGCTTTGGCATATTTTAAACAGAGACTTTAG
- a CDS encoding YbgA family protein, which translates to MKIAVSGCLLGEEIRYSGGHSHDRFVTQSLGKYAQFVSFCPEHLAFGTPRSTIRLVEDENEGYYVQSSDGEVDVTEKLLDTNNLELQKIQNEPIRGIIFKSKSPSCGLGSAMVYRSNGYSKEKDDGLFVKMCKEHFPLLPMEEEGRLNDPWLRENFIMQLFAYDDFENFKASNPTMKTLVSFHQSYKFMLQAKNEMMYRELGQIVGNHEGLPFDEIFRQYEILFKTAIAQKSSIGKNRNVLEHMAGFVKDKVNQVEKEMLHEQIHDYANKIVPLIAPLSRLHMFAKAYNVEYLLDQKFLHPYPKELALRSDIKSGK; encoded by the coding sequence ATGAAAATAGCCGTATCAGGATGTTTACTAGGGGAAGAAATACGTTATAGCGGCGGACACAGTCATGATCGATTTGTGACCCAAAGTTTAGGAAAGTATGCCCAGTTCGTTTCATTTTGTCCCGAACATTTAGCATTCGGTACGCCTAGATCAACAATAAGACTGGTAGAAGATGAGAATGAAGGCTATTATGTGCAAAGCAGTGATGGAGAGGTCGATGTTACTGAGAAGCTTTTAGATACCAATAACTTGGAACTTCAAAAAATTCAGAATGAACCTATACGGGGTATCATATTCAAGTCCAAATCTCCTTCTTGCGGGCTCGGAAGTGCCATGGTTTACAGGTCGAACGGCTACTCCAAAGAGAAAGATGACGGTCTTTTTGTAAAGATGTGTAAAGAGCATTTCCCTTTATTGCCCATGGAAGAGGAAGGAAGACTGAATGACCCATGGTTACGCGAGAATTTCATCATGCAACTTTTTGCTTACGATGATTTCGAAAATTTTAAGGCTTCAAACCCCACTATGAAAACATTGGTATCTTTTCATCAGAGCTATAAATTCATGCTACAAGCAAAAAATGAAATGATGTATCGTGAACTAGGACAAATTGTAGGTAATCATGAGGGGTTACCATTTGATGAAATATTTAGACAGTATGAGATCCTATTTAAAACAGCTATCGCGCAAAAAAGTTCTATAGGTAAGAACAGAAATGTCCTGGAGCATATGGCCGGCTTCGTGAAGGATAAAGTAAATCAAGTAGAAAAAGAGATGCTTCATGAACAAATACATGATTATGCAAACAAAATAGTACCTCTGATCGCACCACTAAGCAGACTTCATATGTTTGCAAAAGCCTATAATGTAGAGTATCTTTTGGATCAAAAATTTCTTCATCCCTATCCTAAAGAGTTGGCACTACGTTCAGATATAAAGAGTGGAAAATGA
- a CDS encoding ABC transporter substrate-binding protein codes for MKLKLAFEWFLNPDHLPFLVGLHKGYFENYGLDLELIVPDEHYDGLDELIEGNIQFATNEPLHLIEQFDEKFLSLGTYFETKGGVLLKKETYEKVKNGEMITITTPVSNDVTNTIGYEIIRRYFEKEGIDVSRGQVHFEPNGFEHIKYMKEGADGGWLYFYNFEGIEAQHEGIDLLYLDAQTSGFENFSALDLFVNKDFYHANEKVCKDFDAAVKESIRFMNANPKEAMDIYYDHTKEAKSALMDDILRATLECFDENYSSNYAQSLPILEFFREIGITALDDERFKTAFLH; via the coding sequence ATGAAACTGAAACTCGCTTTTGAATGGTTTTTAAACCCAGATCACTTACCCTTTTTGGTAGGGTTACACAAAGGTTATTTTGAAAATTATGGTTTAGACCTTGAACTCATTGTACCAGATGAGCATTATGATGGACTGGATGAACTCATTGAAGGGAATATCCAGTTCGCAACCAACGAACCACTGCATCTTATAGAACAGTTTGATGAGAAATTCCTTTCATTAGGTACCTATTTTGAAACCAAAGGTGGTGTTTTACTTAAAAAAGAGACGTATGAAAAAGTGAAGAATGGTGAAATGATCACCATAACCACGCCTGTATCAAACGATGTGACCAATACCATAGGATATGAGATCATCCGTCGTTACTTTGAGAAAGAGGGTATTGATGTATCTAGAGGACAGGTACACTTTGAACCTAATGGATTTGAACATATCAAGTATATGAAAGAAGGTGCAGATGGTGGATGGCTCTACTTCTATAATTTTGAAGGGATAGAGGCACAGCATGAAGGAATAGATCTGCTCTATCTCGACGCTCAAACTTCAGGTTTTGAAAATTTCAGTGCACTGGATTTGTTTGTCAATAAAGACTTTTACCATGCCAACGAAAAAGTATGTAAAGATTTTGATGCAGCAGTCAAAGAGTCTATCAGATTTATGAACGCAAACCCAAAAGAGGCAATGGATATCTACTATGATCATACCAAAGAAGCTAAATCAGCACTTATGGATGATATACTAAGAGCAACATTAGAATGTTTTGATGAAAATTATAGTTCAAATTATGCACAGTCTTTACCTATTTTGGAATTTTTTAGAGAGATAGGCATCACAGCATTAGATGATGAGCGATTCAAAACAGCTTTTTTACACTAA
- the thiE gene encoding thiamine phosphate synthase, protein MQRSLNGLYVITDEYLTPDETVHSYVEDALIAGASIVQYRNKTKSDEEVEEVCRILQSLCSSHNVPFIIDDRPHLAAKMNADGLHIGKDDMPIEEARKIFPKGIIGVSCYGSIRKAREAQQEGADYVAFGSFFASPTKPHSGIISLNVLHKAKEAIDIPICAIGGISQTNIGQIAATQTDMISVVSAAFKGNTKENVSNLIKGMKI, encoded by the coding sequence ATGCAGCGATCGCTTAATGGTCTCTATGTGATCACAGATGAGTACCTTACACCAGATGAAACTGTACATAGTTATGTTGAAGATGCCCTTATCGCAGGAGCTTCTATCGTACAATATAGAAACAAAACAAAATCAGATGAAGAGGTAGAAGAAGTATGTCGAATACTTCAATCACTTTGCAGCAGTCATAACGTGCCTTTCATTATAGATGATCGTCCACATTTAGCAGCGAAGATGAATGCTGATGGACTGCATATCGGTAAAGATGATATGCCTATTGAAGAGGCGAGGAAAATTTTCCCCAAAGGTATCATAGGGGTATCATGTTACGGAAGTATTCGTAAAGCCAGAGAGGCTCAGCAGGAGGGTGCGGACTATGTAGCATTTGGATCATTTTTTGCTTCGCCCACAAAACCTCACTCAGGTATTATCTCTCTAAATGTATTGCACAAAGCAAAAGAAGCAATTGATATACCTATTTGTGCCATTGGTGGGATTTCCCAAACAAATATAGGACAAATTGCAGCCACACAGACAGACATGATCTCTGTTGTAAGTGCAGCATTTAAAGGTAATACAAAAGAAAACGTATCGAATTTAATAAAAGGAATGAAAATATGA
- the thiD gene encoding bifunctional hydroxymethylpyrimidine kinase/phosphomethylpyrimidine kinase, producing MKVVLSIAGSDSSGGAGIQADLKTFEAFNVFGTTAITALTAQNTTGVEQIVGMDAAFVKKQIEMVLNDFDVAAIKIGMLFNKEIIDAVCEMIQDLHIPIVLDPVSISKAGSPLLEDDALSAMKSLFDHVTLITPNHHEAYEFFGYIDGDTKSLEMIQSLNTPVLIKHHVVESTEGSFSVDQLYFQRQKRLFQSPLIETSNLHGTGCSFSSAITANLALGHSLEKSISIAKSFIAHGLREAPDIGNGPGPIHHKKGGEYAAIA from the coding sequence ATGAAAGTAGTATTGAGTATTGCCGGTTCTGACAGTAGTGGCGGTGCAGGTATTCAAGCGGACCTAAAGACATTTGAAGCTTTTAATGTGTTCGGTACCACAGCGATCACAGCTCTGACAGCACAAAATACCACAGGTGTTGAACAAATTGTAGGTATGGATGCAGCATTTGTCAAGAAACAGATTGAAATGGTATTGAACGATTTTGATGTAGCTGCGATCAAGATCGGTATGCTTTTCAATAAAGAGATAATAGATGCTGTGTGTGAGATGATACAGGATCTTCATATTCCTATTGTGCTTGATCCTGTCTCTATCTCTAAAGCAGGTTCCCCATTGCTTGAAGATGATGCTTTAAGTGCTATGAAATCTCTTTTTGATCATGTGACACTGATCACACCCAATCATCATGAGGCCTATGAATTCTTTGGATATATAGATGGAGATACAAAATCCCTTGAAATGATCCAGAGTCTTAATACACCAGTACTGATCAAACATCATGTGGTTGAATCTACCGAAGGAAGCTTCAGTGTGGACCAACTTTATTTTCAGCGTCAAAAACGTCTGTTTCAGTCACCGCTCATAGAAACCTCAAATTTACACGGTACAGGATGCTCTTTTTCAAGTGCGATCACAGCAAATCTTGCATTAGGGCATTCTCTTGAGAAATCGATCTCCATTGCAAAAAGTTTTATTGCACATGGTCTGAGAGAGGCTCCTGACATTGGAAATGGACCGGGCCCTATACATCATAAAAAAGGAGGAGAATATGCAGCGATCGCTTAA
- the lepA gene encoding translation elongation factor 4 — protein MAKPVPQKNIRNFSIIAHIDHGKSTLADRIIQECGAVSDRKMSAQVMDTMDIEKERGITIKAQSVRLDYVKDGEHYILNLIDTPGHVDFSYEVSRSLASCEGALLIVDAAQGVEAQTIANVYIAIENDLELLPVVNKIDLPAADPDRVLTELEEAIGIDATEHNLVSAKTGVGVKDLIDAIVDRVPAPQGDENAPAKALIYDSWFDNYLGALALVRVFEGSIKKRQNIKIMGTKEEHQVLDLMYPNPIAPIKTDEIRTGEVGIVVTGLKTVEGLQVGDTITDAKNPTAKAIGGFEPAKPFVFAGIYPIETDKFEDLRDALNKLKLNDSSLSFEPESSMALGSGFRTGFLGMLHMEVVKERLEREFNLELIATAPTVVYKVKQTNGTEIEIQNPSELPEPQKIDTIYEPYVKATILTPQEYVGNLIKLLNDRRGLQVKMDYLNETRVLMEYDIPMNEIVMDFYDKLKSITKGYASFDYEPIGFRPGNLVKLDIRVAGDIVDSLSIIVPEEKARTRGLAFVAQLKELIPRQLFEVAIQASIGNNIIARSNVKSMGKNVTAKCYGGDITRKRKLLEKQKAGKKRMKSIGSVEVPQEAFMAVLKLDS, from the coding sequence ATGGCCAAACCAGTACCACAGAAGAATATCCGTAATTTTTCTATTATCGCACATATCGACCATGGAAAGTCGACACTTGCAGACAGAATCATACAAGAGTGTGGGGCGGTTTCAGACAGAAAGATGTCTGCACAAGTGATGGATACGATGGATATAGAAAAAGAACGTGGTATTACCATTAAAGCGCAATCTGTACGTCTTGACTATGTAAAAGATGGTGAACATTACATCCTCAACCTTATTGACACTCCGGGCCATGTGGATTTCTCTTATGAAGTGAGCCGCTCTCTGGCATCATGTGAAGGTGCACTGTTGATCGTGGATGCTGCACAGGGGGTTGAAGCACAGACGATCGCCAATGTCTATATCGCTATAGAGAATGATCTTGAACTTTTACCGGTCGTAAACAAGATCGACCTTCCTGCAGCCGATCCGGACAGGGTATTGACTGAACTGGAAGAGGCGATAGGTATCGATGCGACTGAGCATAATCTTGTGTCAGCCAAGACCGGTGTGGGTGTGAAAGATCTTATAGATGCTATCGTAGATCGTGTCCCGGCACCACAAGGTGATGAGAATGCGCCAGCTAAAGCACTTATTTACGATAGCTGGTTTGACAATTATCTAGGTGCCTTGGCATTGGTACGTGTCTTTGAAGGAAGTATCAAAAAGAGACAAAATATCAAGATCATGGGAACAAAAGAGGAACATCAGGTACTTGATCTGATGTATCCTAACCCTATCGCACCGATAAAAACAGATGAGATCCGTACGGGTGAAGTGGGTATCGTTGTCACCGGACTTAAAACCGTTGAAGGCCTACAGGTTGGTGATACTATTACTGATGCCAAAAATCCTACTGCTAAAGCCATTGGAGGTTTTGAACCCGCTAAACCGTTTGTTTTCGCAGGTATCTATCCTATAGAGACCGATAAGTTTGAAGACCTGCGTGATGCACTGAACAAACTCAAACTCAACGACTCCTCATTGAGCTTTGAACCGGAGAGTTCTATGGCACTGGGCTCCGGGTTTAGAACAGGTTTCCTTGGAATGTTGCACATGGAAGTGGTTAAAGAGCGTTTGGAACGTGAGTTTAACCTTGAACTTATCGCGACTGCACCTACGGTTGTCTATAAGGTCAAACAAACCAACGGTACTGAAATTGAGATACAAAATCCAAGCGAGCTTCCTGAACCGCAGAAGATCGATACAATCTATGAGCCGTATGTAAAAGCGACGATACTTACACCTCAAGAGTACGTAGGTAATCTTATCAAACTACTGAATGACCGTCGTGGTCTTCAGGTAAAGATGGATTACCTGAATGAAACACGTGTGCTTATGGAATATGATATCCCTATGAATGAGATCGTGATGGACTTTTATGACAAACTGAAGTCGATCACCAAAGGATACGCGAGTTTTGACTATGAACCTATCGGATTTAGACCAGGTAATCTTGTGAAGCTTGATATACGCGTCGCGGGAGATATAGTGGATTCACTCTCTATCATCGTTCCTGAAGAGAAAGCTCGAACAAGAGGACTTGCCTTTGTTGCACAGCTCAAAGAGCTTATTCCAAGACAGCTTTTTGAAGTCGCTATCCAGGCGAGTATCGGAAACAATATCATTGCCCGTTCGAATGTAAAATCGATGGGTAAAAACGTGACGGCAAAATGTTATGGTGGAGATATCACACGTAAAAGAAAGCTTTTAGAGAAACAGAAAGCAGGAAAGAAACGTATGAAATCCATCGGTTCTGTGGAAGTACCGCAAGAGGCATTTATGGCTGTATTGAAGTTAGACAGCTAA
- a CDS encoding ribose-phosphate pyrophosphokinase, which translates to MSGYMIFSGTSNPELAEEIAAYLEMPLSKANINRFSDGEISVQIAESVRGKDVFIIQPTSAPANSNLMELLIMTDALKRSSAKSITAVVPYYGYARQDRKAAPRVPISAKLVANLMETSGITRMVTVDLHASQIQGFFDIPVDNLYGAILFMDYIRAKNFENPVIASPDIGGVARARYFANKLGLDMVIVDKRREKANESEVMNIIGNVEGKDVILIDDMVDTAGTMVKAASALKKLGATSVMACCTHPVLSGPAYERIEEGDLDELVVANTIPMAKPSKKIKMLSTASMLGEVIRRVHNNESVNSLFETN; encoded by the coding sequence ATGAGTGGATATATGATTTTTTCCGGAACATCAAACCCTGAACTTGCTGAAGAGATAGCAGCTTACCTGGAAATGCCTCTTTCCAAGGCAAATATTAACCGTTTTTCTGATGGTGAGATATCTGTACAGATCGCAGAAAGTGTCCGTGGTAAAGATGTATTTATCATCCAGCCTACCTCTGCACCTGCGAACAGTAATTTGATGGAACTTCTTATTATGACAGATGCACTGAAGCGTTCTTCTGCAAAGTCTATTACGGCTGTTGTACCTTATTACGGTTATGCAAGACAAGACAGAAAAGCTGCGCCAAGAGTACCTATCTCTGCAAAGCTTGTAGCAAACCTTATGGAGACCTCGGGTATCACTCGTATGGTTACTGTGGATCTTCATGCTTCTCAGATACAAGGATTTTTTGATATCCCTGTAGACAATTTGTACGGTGCTATTTTGTTTATGGACTATATTAGAGCCAAAAATTTTGAAAACCCTGTCATCGCTTCTCCTGATATAGGTGGTGTGGCAAGAGCAAGATACTTTGCCAATAAACTAGGTCTGGATATGGTGATCGTTGATAAGAGACGTGAAAAAGCCAATGAGAGTGAAGTGATGAATATCATTGGTAATGTAGAAGGTAAAGATGTGATCCTCATTGATGATATGGTCGATACTGCTGGAACGATGGTGAAAGCCGCATCTGCACTTAAAAAACTCGGTGCTACTTCGGTCATGGCATGTTGTACCCACCCTGTACTTTCAGGACCTGCCTATGAGCGTATCGAAGAGGGGGATCTTGATGAACTAGTAGTTGCCAATACGATCCCTATGGCAAAACCGTCCAAGAAGATCAAAATGCTTTCAACAGCTTCTATGCTGGGTGAAGTGATCCGTAGAGTACATAATAACGAGAGTGTAAACTCTCTGTTCGAAACGAACTAG